The proteins below come from a single Crossiella sp. CA-258035 genomic window:
- a CDS encoding MDR family MFS transporter, giving the protein MTVTAAAPEPATAATNRSAVLQALSGLMMGMFVAILASTVVANALPRIISELGGSQASYTWVVTTELLAMTATVPLWGKLSDLYSKKLLIQLSLGLFVIGSLVAGFATSMDVLIISRIAQGIGAGGLTALAQVIMAAILSPRELGRYSGVFGAVFMVGTVAGPLIGGVLVDTSWLGWRWCFFLGVPLAVAAIILLQRTLNLPVVRREVKVDYLGAFLITAGVSLTLVWSSLVGKQFEWMSTATLGLLGGGLLILALAVFVESRVAEPIVPLTIFRNRTVTLATVASFLVGVAMFGGTVFLSQYFQLALGHSPTVAGLLSLPMIVGMLVSSTIAGQLISRTGRWKHFLVAGASLMTAGLALLGTIDAHTSLVLLGTYMVLLGVGVGMLMQNLVLAAQNDVPAKDLGTATSVLSFFRSLGGTIGVSALGAVLASNVGSTLSAKLGTGAALPGGGEGVPNLALLPEPVKAVVQETYGSATGELFLISAPIAVLVVVAVAFLKPIPLKTQSGMDRLAAEAAAD; this is encoded by the coding sequence ATGACTGTGACCGCTGCGGCGCCGGAACCGGCAACCGCGGCGACGAACCGGAGTGCGGTGCTGCAAGCGCTCTCCGGCCTGATGATGGGCATGTTCGTCGCCATCCTGGCCTCGACCGTGGTGGCCAACGCGTTACCCCGGATCATCTCCGAACTGGGTGGCTCCCAGGCCAGCTACACCTGGGTGGTGACCACCGAGCTGCTGGCGATGACCGCCACGGTTCCGTTGTGGGGCAAGCTTTCCGACCTCTACAGCAAGAAGCTGCTGATCCAGCTCTCGCTGGGCCTGTTCGTCATCGGCTCGCTGGTGGCCGGGTTCGCCACCAGCATGGACGTGCTGATCATCAGCCGGATCGCGCAGGGCATCGGCGCCGGTGGGCTCACCGCGCTGGCGCAGGTGATCATGGCCGCGATCCTCTCGCCGAGGGAGCTGGGCCGCTACTCCGGGGTGTTCGGCGCGGTGTTCATGGTGGGCACGGTGGCCGGTCCGCTGATCGGCGGCGTGCTGGTGGACACCTCCTGGCTGGGCTGGCGCTGGTGCTTCTTCCTCGGTGTGCCGCTGGCCGTGGCCGCGATCATCCTGTTGCAGCGCACGCTGAACCTGCCGGTGGTCCGCCGCGAGGTCAAGGTCGACTACCTGGGCGCGTTCCTGATCACCGCGGGCGTCTCGCTGACCCTGGTGTGGTCCTCGCTGGTGGGCAAGCAGTTCGAGTGGATGTCCACCGCCACGCTGGGCCTGCTCGGCGGCGGCCTGCTGATCCTGGCGCTCGCGGTGTTCGTGGAGTCGCGGGTGGCCGAGCCGATCGTGCCGCTGACCATCTTCCGCAACCGCACCGTCACGCTGGCCACGGTGGCCAGCTTCCTGGTCGGCGTGGCCATGTTCGGCGGCACCGTGTTCCTCTCGCAGTACTTCCAGCTCGCGCTGGGGCACTCGCCGACGGTGGCCGGACTGCTCAGCCTGCCGATGATCGTGGGCATGCTGGTCTCCTCCACCATCGCCGGGCAGCTGATCAGCCGGACCGGGCGGTGGAAGCACTTCCTGGTCGCCGGCGCGTCGCTGATGACCGCGGGGCTGGCGCTGCTGGGCACCATCGACGCGCACACCAGCCTGGTCCTGCTCGGCACGTACATGGTGCTGCTCGGGGTCGGCGTGGGCATGCTGATGCAGAACCTGGTGCTGGCCGCGCAGAACGACGTGCCCGCCAAGGACCTGGGCACCGCGACCTCGGTGCTCTCCTTCTTCCGCAGCCTGGGCGGCACCATCGGGGTGAGCGCGCTGGGCGCGGTGCTGGCGAGCAACGTGGGCAGCACGCTGTCGGCGAAGCTGGGCACGGGCGCGGCGCTACCTGGCGGCGGCGAGGGGGTGCCGAACCTGGCGCTGCTGCCCGAGCCGGTGAAGGCGGTGGTGCAGGAGACCTACGGGTCGGCCACCGGGGAGCTGTTCCTGATCTCCGCGCCGATCGCGGTGCTGGTGGTCGTGGCGGTGGCCTTCCTCAAGCCGATCCCGTTGAAGACGCAGAGCGGGATGGACCGGCTGGCCGCCGAGGCTGCCGCGGACTGA
- a CDS encoding glucose-6-phosphate isomerase, producing the protein MTEQISVEIVHSGLNAEAEPLAAQLAEEQVASKLTAQDATLWGPEAESEASIRLSWTTLHESSRPLVAEILQLRQELHADGVDRVVLAGMGGSSLAPEVICETAGVRLVVLDTTDPGQVADALAGDLSRTVIVVSSKSGGTVETDSHRRIFAKAFADNGIDAASRIVVVTDPGSPFEKLSAEAGYRKVFLADPNVGGRYSALTAFGLVPAGLAGANIAGLLDEAAEAATVLSQDRADNPALRLAAAFGAAHARGAEKVVLTDTDSGIKGFGDWAEQLVAESTGKNGTGLLPVAVENPGAPGFADAGEDATTVGIAPGTPGAQITTSGPLGGLFLLWEYATAVAGRLLGINPFDQPDVEAAKKAARALLDSPTGEAADPSFVDGPVEVHAAGDFLAGASTVAEALRALKAVLPEHGYLSVQAYLDRLDDASAAVLRPELAKRFGVQTTFGWGPRFLHSTGQYHKGGHQNGVFLQLTGASEQDLEVPERPYTLSVLQLAQAKGDGSVLAEHGRPVLRLHLTDRAAGLAHVVKAVQEVGE; encoded by the coding sequence ATGACCGAGCAGATCTCGGTTGAGATCGTCCACAGTGGACTGAACGCCGAAGCGGAACCGTTGGCGGCGCAGCTCGCGGAGGAGCAGGTCGCGAGCAAGCTCACCGCCCAGGACGCCACCCTGTGGGGTCCCGAGGCCGAGTCCGAGGCCTCGATCCGGTTGTCCTGGACCACGCTGCACGAGAGCTCCCGGCCGCTGGTCGCCGAGATCCTCCAGCTGCGCCAGGAGCTGCACGCCGACGGCGTGGACCGGGTGGTGCTGGCCGGTATGGGCGGCTCCTCGCTGGCCCCGGAGGTGATCTGCGAGACCGCCGGAGTGCGGCTGGTCGTGCTGGACACCACCGACCCCGGCCAGGTGGCCGACGCGCTGGCCGGTGACCTGTCCCGCACCGTGATCGTGGTCTCCTCCAAGTCCGGCGGGACCGTGGAGACCGACAGCCACCGGCGGATCTTCGCCAAGGCCTTCGCCGACAACGGCATCGACGCGGCCAGCCGGATCGTCGTGGTCACCGACCCCGGCTCCCCGTTCGAGAAGCTCTCGGCCGAAGCGGGTTACCGCAAGGTGTTCCTGGCCGACCCGAACGTGGGCGGCCGCTACTCCGCGCTGACCGCGTTCGGGCTGGTCCCGGCCGGTCTGGCCGGGGCGAACATCGCCGGGCTGCTGGACGAGGCCGCCGAGGCGGCGACCGTGCTGTCCCAGGACCGCGCGGACAACCCGGCGCTGCGCCTGGCCGCGGCCTTCGGCGCGGCGCACGCCCGCGGCGCGGAGAAGGTGGTGCTCACCGACACCGACTCCGGCATCAAGGGCTTCGGCGACTGGGCCGAACAGCTCGTCGCGGAGTCCACCGGCAAGAACGGCACCGGCCTGCTGCCGGTGGCGGTGGAGAACCCGGGCGCGCCCGGCTTCGCCGACGCCGGTGAGGACGCCACCACCGTGGGCATCGCCCCCGGCACCCCCGGCGCCCAGATCACCACCTCGGGTCCACTCGGCGGGCTGTTCCTGTTGTGGGAGTACGCCACCGCGGTGGCCGGACGGCTGCTCGGCATCAACCCCTTCGACCAGCCCGACGTGGAGGCGGCGAAGAAGGCGGCCCGCGCGCTGCTGGACTCCCCGACCGGCGAAGCGGCCGATCCGTCCTTTGTGGACGGTCCGGTCGAGGTGCACGCCGCCGGTGACTTCCTGGCCGGGGCGAGCACGGTGGCCGAGGCGCTGCGCGCGCTCAAGGCCGTCCTGCCCGAGCACGGCTACCTGTCGGTGCAGGCCTACCTGGACCGGCTGGACGACGCCTCCGCCGCGGTGCTGCGGCCCGAGCTGGCCAAGCGCTTCGGCGTGCAGACCACCTTCGGCTGGGGCCCCCGGTTCCTGCACTCCACCGGCCAGTACCACAAGGGCGGACACCAGAACGGCGTCTTCCTCCAGCTGACCGGCGCGAGTGAGCAGGACCTGGAGGTGCCGGAGCGCCCGTACACCCTCAGCGTGCTCCAGCTGGCGCAGGCCAAGGGCGACGGCTCGGTGCTCGCCGAGCACGGCCGCCCGGTGCTGCGTTTGCACCTGACCGACCGCGCGGCCGGTCTGGCGCACGTGGTCAAGGCTGTCCAGGAGGTTGGCGAGTGA
- the opcA gene encoding glucose-6-phosphate dehydrogenase assembly protein OpcA → MIIDLPSTTTSVVNKKLVDLREQGGAVALGRVLTLVIVTDDGERTEEAIDAANDASREHPCRVIVLARGARKAAPRLDAQIRVGGDAGASEVIVLRLYGPLAEEGASCTIPLLLPDAPVVAWWPFAAPAVPSQDPIGKLAQRRITDAAAERNPIKALEQRRKAHVAGDTDLAWTRLTSWRAVLAAALDLPPYEKVTAAVVTGAGDSPSTELLAAWLAASLKIPVERAKSTDGQGICSVELERRSGKVELVRPDGKVGLLTQAGQPERRVALQRREVRDCLAEELRRLDPDEIYEHTLKGLARVVKPTAKRAVKPAAAKAEAKPAAKAEAKPEAAKAEPKPAAKAEPKVTAKADPKANGKAETKAEPKPEAKAPAKPKRAKKADA, encoded by the coding sequence GTGATCATCGACCTGCCCTCGACCACCACCTCGGTGGTCAACAAGAAGCTCGTCGACCTGCGCGAGCAGGGCGGCGCGGTGGCGCTCGGGCGGGTGCTGACCCTGGTCATCGTTACCGACGACGGCGAGCGCACCGAGGAGGCCATCGACGCGGCCAACGACGCCAGCCGCGAACACCCCTGCCGGGTGATCGTGCTGGCCAGGGGCGCGCGCAAGGCCGCGCCCCGGCTGGACGCGCAGATCAGGGTCGGCGGCGACGCCGGGGCCAGCGAGGTCATCGTGCTGCGCCTGTACGGCCCGCTGGCCGAGGAAGGAGCCAGCTGCACCATCCCGCTGCTCCTGCCCGACGCCCCGGTGGTCGCCTGGTGGCCCTTCGCCGCCCCCGCGGTGCCGTCCCAGGACCCGATCGGCAAGCTGGCCCAGCGCCGGATCACCGACGCCGCCGCCGAACGCAACCCGATCAAGGCCCTGGAACAGCGGCGCAAGGCCCACGTCGCGGGCGACACCGACCTGGCCTGGACCCGGCTGACCAGCTGGCGGGCCGTGCTCGCCGCGGCACTGGACCTGCCGCCGTACGAGAAGGTCACCGCGGCCGTGGTGACCGGGGCCGGCGACTCGCCGTCCACCGAGCTGCTGGCCGCCTGGCTGGCCGCCAGCCTGAAGATCCCGGTCGAGCGGGCCAAGTCCACCGACGGCCAGGGCATCTGCTCGGTGGAGCTGGAACGCCGCTCGGGCAAGGTGGAGCTGGTCCGGCCGGACGGCAAGGTCGGCCTGCTCACCCAGGCCGGTCAGCCGGAACGCCGGGTGGCGCTGCAACGCCGCGAGGTCCGCGACTGCCTGGCCGAGGAGCTGCGCAGGCTGGACCCGGACGAGATCTACGAGCACACGCTCAAGGGCCTGGCCAGGGTCGTCAAGCCCACGGCCAAGCGCGCCGTCAAGCCCGCCGCCGCGAAGGCCGAGGCCAAGCCCGCCGCGAAGGCGGAGGCCAAGCCCGAGGCCGCCAAGGCCGAGCCGAAGCCCGCCGCCAAGGCTGAGCCGAAGGTCACGGCCAAGGCGGACCCGAAGGCCAACGGCAAGGCCGAGACCAAGGCCGAGCCGAAGCCGGAGGCCAAGGCCCCGGCCAAGCCGAAGCGCGCGAAGAAGGCCGACGCCTGA
- a CDS encoding TetR family transcriptional regulator → MTSTDRPLGLRERKRQETHRALALTALELIAARGLDQVTVEDIAGAVGVSSRTFFNYFGAKEDAVTTPYPDHASRVERGLERLRELSPESGPLLALVRSWRPDLERIDADRDEWLLRMTVCTRYPQLLARSAALDSDDEQRLIEGIARWCGLPAVSLYPALLFYTAGGAMRSALRRWYRMDGAESLAELVDTACAALERGLPLPADATPRG, encoded by the coding sequence GTGACGAGCACCGACCGACCGCTGGGGCTGCGGGAGCGCAAGCGGCAGGAGACGCACCGGGCGCTGGCGCTGACCGCGCTGGAGCTCATCGCCGCGCGCGGGCTGGACCAGGTGACGGTGGAGGACATCGCCGGGGCGGTCGGCGTCTCCTCACGCACCTTCTTCAACTACTTCGGCGCCAAGGAAGACGCCGTCACCACGCCCTACCCCGATCACGCCAGCCGGGTTGAGCGCGGACTGGAGCGGCTGCGGGAGCTCTCCCCCGAGTCCGGACCGCTGCTCGCGCTGGTGCGTTCCTGGCGGCCGGACCTGGAGCGGATCGACGCCGACCGGGACGAGTGGCTGCTGCGGATGACCGTGTGCACCCGCTACCCACAGTTGCTGGCCCGCAGCGCCGCGCTGGACTCCGACGACGAGCAGCGGCTGATCGAGGGGATCGCGCGCTGGTGCGGCCTGCCCGCAGTGTCGCTGTACCCGGCGCTGCTGTTCTACACCGCCGGTGGCGCGATGCGCTCGGCGCTGCGCCGCTGGTACCGGATGGACGGCGCGGAGTCGCTGGCCGAGCTCGTGGACACCGCCTGCGCCGCGCTGGAACGCGGCCTCCCCCTGCCTGCCGACGCGACCCCGCGCGGCTGA
- the zwf gene encoding glucose-6-phosphate dehydrogenase, protein MSRQWQNPLRDPRDKRLPRIAGPCGLVIFGVTGDLSRKKLMPAIYDLANRGLLPPGFALTGFARREWENQDFEQVVYEAVKQHARTPFRQSVWDSLAEGCRFVQGTFDDDDAFDRLAATIKELDEQRGTGGNHAFYLSIPPGAFPTVCKQLARSGLSEQAPDQWRRVVIEKPFGHDLASARELNRIVNEVFPEESVFRIDHYLGKETVQNIMALRFANQLFEPIWNANYVDHVQITMAEDIGLGGRAGYYDGIGAARDVIQNHLLQLLALTAMEEPSSFAPKDLRAEKAKVLAATAPMEPLAETTARGQYVGGWQGGQKVPGLLEEGGFAKDSITETYAAMTVEVKNRRWAGVPWYLRTGKRLGRRVTEIAVVFKRAPHLPFDSTSTEELGQNALVIRVQPDEGITMRFGSKVPGTSMQIRDVTMDFGYGHAFTESSPEAYERLLLDVLLGEPSLFPVNDEVETSWEILEPVLKFWERDGKPEPYAAGTWGPDSAEEMMARTGRHWRRP, encoded by the coding sequence GTGAGCCGACAGTGGCAGAACCCGCTGCGGGACCCGCGGGACAAGCGGCTACCCCGGATCGCCGGCCCGTGCGGCCTGGTGATCTTCGGCGTGACCGGTGACCTGTCCCGCAAGAAGCTCATGCCCGCCATCTACGACCTGGCCAACCGCGGCCTGCTGCCGCCGGGCTTCGCGCTCACCGGGTTCGCCCGCCGCGAGTGGGAGAACCAGGACTTCGAGCAGGTCGTCTACGAGGCGGTCAAGCAGCACGCGCGCACCCCGTTCCGCCAGTCGGTGTGGGACTCGCTGGCCGAGGGCTGCCGGTTCGTGCAGGGCACCTTCGACGACGACGACGCCTTCGACCGGCTGGCCGCCACCATCAAGGAGCTCGACGAGCAGCGGGGGACCGGCGGCAACCACGCCTTCTACCTGTCCATCCCGCCCGGCGCGTTCCCCACGGTGTGCAAGCAGCTGGCCCGCTCCGGCCTGTCCGAGCAGGCCCCGGACCAGTGGCGCCGGGTCGTGATCGAGAAGCCGTTCGGCCACGACCTGGCCAGCGCGCGCGAGCTGAACCGGATCGTCAACGAGGTCTTCCCCGAGGAGTCGGTGTTCCGCATCGACCACTACCTCGGCAAGGAGACCGTGCAGAACATCATGGCGCTGCGGTTCGCCAACCAGCTGTTCGAGCCGATCTGGAACGCCAACTACGTCGACCACGTGCAGATCACCATGGCCGAGGACATCGGCCTCGGTGGTCGCGCCGGGTACTACGACGGCATCGGCGCGGCCCGCGACGTGATCCAGAACCACCTGCTGCAGCTGCTCGCGCTGACCGCGATGGAGGAGCCCAGCTCCTTCGCGCCCAAGGACCTGCGCGCGGAGAAGGCCAAGGTCCTCGCGGCCACCGCGCCGATGGAGCCGCTGGCCGAGACCACCGCGCGCGGGCAGTACGTGGGCGGCTGGCAGGGCGGGCAGAAGGTGCCCGGCCTGCTGGAGGAGGGCGGCTTCGCCAAGGACTCGATCACCGAGACCTACGCGGCGATGACCGTGGAGGTCAAGAACCGCCGCTGGGCCGGGGTGCCGTGGTACCTGCGCACCGGCAAGCGCCTCGGCCGGCGGGTCACCGAGATCGCGGTGGTGTTCAAGCGCGCCCCGCACCTGCCGTTCGACTCCACCTCCACCGAGGAGCTGGGGCAGAACGCGCTGGTCATCCGGGTCCAGCCGGATGAGGGCATCACCATGCGGTTCGGCTCCAAGGTGCCGGGCACCTCGATGCAGATCCGCGACGTGACCATGGACTTCGGCTACGGCCACGCCTTCACCGAGTCCAGCCCCGAGGCCTACGAGCGGCTGCTGCTGGACGTGCTGCTCGGCGAGCCGTCGCTGTTCCCGGTCAACGACGAGGTGGAGACCTCGTGGGAGATCCTGGAGCCGGTGCTGAAGTTCTGGGAGCGCGACGGCAAACCAGAGCCGTACGCCGCGGGCACCTGGGGCCCGGACTCCGCCGAGGAGATGATGGCCCGCACCGGACGTCACTGGAGGCGACCGTGA
- the tal gene encoding transaldolase, protein MTAKSPLAALSEAGVSIWLDDLSRERLNTGNLVSLIENQHVVGVTTNPTIFAAALSKGEAYDEQVRELAARGANLDQAVRELTTADVRNACDVFRGVYNGTDGLDGRVSIEVDPRLAHDTERTAAEALDLWKTVDRPNLMVKIPATVEGLPAITKALAEGVSVNVTLIFSVARYLDVMDAYLTGLEQAKANGHDLSTIASVASFFVSRVDSEIDKRLEAKGTPEAQALRGQAAIANARLAYAAYEDVFASERWQRLEQQGARPQRPLWASTGVKDPNYSDTQYVDQLVAPNVVNTMPEKTLFAVEDHGRIEGDTVRGTAEAAQELFDALTEAGIDVDDVYAVLEREGVEKFEKSWEELLQTVTDQLARAKG, encoded by the coding sequence GTGACTGCCAAGAGCCCACTGGCCGCGCTGAGCGAGGCCGGCGTCTCCATCTGGCTCGACGACCTGTCCAGGGAGCGGCTCAACACCGGCAACCTGGTCTCGCTGATCGAGAACCAGCACGTGGTCGGCGTGACCACCAACCCGACCATCTTCGCCGCCGCCCTGTCCAAGGGCGAGGCCTACGACGAGCAGGTCCGGGAGCTGGCCGCGCGCGGCGCGAACCTGGACCAGGCCGTGCGCGAGCTGACCACCGCCGACGTGCGCAACGCCTGCGACGTCTTCCGCGGCGTCTACAACGGCACCGACGGCTTGGACGGCCGGGTCTCCATCGAGGTCGACCCGCGGCTGGCGCACGACACCGAGCGCACCGCCGCCGAGGCCCTCGACCTGTGGAAGACGGTCGACCGGCCCAACCTGATGGTCAAGATCCCGGCCACCGTCGAGGGTCTGCCCGCCATCACCAAGGCCCTCGCCGAAGGCGTCAGCGTCAACGTCACGCTGATCTTCTCGGTGGCCCGCTACCTGGACGTGATGGACGCCTACCTCACCGGGCTGGAGCAGGCCAAGGCCAACGGCCACGACCTGTCCACGATCGCCTCGGTGGCCTCCTTCTTCGTCTCCAGGGTGGACTCCGAGATCGACAAGCGGCTGGAGGCCAAGGGCACGCCCGAGGCGCAGGCGCTGCGCGGCCAGGCCGCCATCGCCAACGCCCGGCTGGCCTACGCCGCCTACGAGGACGTCTTCGCCTCCGAGCGCTGGCAGCGCCTGGAGCAGCAGGGCGCCCGGCCGCAGCGGCCGCTGTGGGCCTCCACCGGGGTGAAGGACCCGAACTACTCCGACACCCAGTACGTGGACCAGCTCGTCGCGCCGAACGTGGTCAACACCATGCCGGAGAAGACCCTGTTCGCGGTCGAGGACCACGGCCGGATCGAGGGCGACACCGTGCGTGGCACCGCCGAGGCGGCCCAGGAGCTCTTCGACGCGCTCACCGAGGCCGGCATCGACGTGGACGACGTCTACGCGGTGCTGGAGCGGGAAGGCGTGGAGAAGTTCGAGAAGTCCTGGGAAGAACTGCTGCAGACCGTCACCGACCAGCTCGCACGCGCGAAGGGCTGA
- a CDS encoding quinone oxidoreductase codes for MRAVQVQAYGGPEVLVAAEVADPVAGPGELLVRVAASGVNYIDTYHRTGVYPVPLPFTPGLEGAGEVVAVGDGVTGHSVGARVAWASAIGSYAELVAVPASAVVPVPDGVDLVVAAGSMLQGMTAHYLTTSTYPVQAGDDVLVHAAAGGMGLLLTQFVKAKGGRVIGTVSTAEKEKLAREAGADEIIRYTEADVAEQARALTGGRGVSVVYDGVGASTFDASLASLRPRGVLALYGAASGQVPPVDLQRLNQAGSVFVTRPSLGHYTANREELVWRASEVLSGVADGSLNIRIGARYALGEARQAHEDLEGRRTTGKVLLLG; via the coding sequence ATGCGAGCGGTGCAGGTACAGGCATACGGTGGACCCGAGGTGCTGGTGGCGGCCGAGGTGGCCGATCCGGTCGCCGGGCCTGGGGAGCTGCTGGTCCGGGTGGCCGCCAGCGGGGTCAACTACATCGACACCTACCACCGCACCGGCGTCTACCCCGTGCCGCTGCCGTTCACCCCCGGCCTGGAGGGCGCGGGCGAGGTGGTCGCGGTCGGCGACGGGGTCACCGGGCACTCGGTGGGGGCGCGGGTGGCCTGGGCCTCGGCGATCGGGTCCTATGCCGAGCTGGTCGCGGTGCCCGCCTCGGCCGTGGTGCCGGTGCCGGACGGGGTTGACCTGGTGGTGGCCGCCGGGTCGATGTTGCAGGGCATGACCGCGCACTACCTGACCACCTCCACCTACCCGGTGCAGGCCGGGGACGACGTGCTGGTGCACGCGGCCGCGGGTGGCATGGGACTGCTGCTCACCCAGTTCGTCAAGGCCAAGGGCGGGCGGGTGATCGGCACCGTGTCCACCGCGGAGAAGGAGAAGCTCGCCCGCGAGGCCGGGGCGGACGAGATCATCCGGTACACCGAGGCCGACGTGGCCGAGCAGGCCCGTGCGCTGACCGGCGGGCGTGGGGTGTCCGTGGTCTACGACGGGGTGGGGGCCTCGACCTTCGACGCGAGCCTGGCCAGCCTGCGGCCGCGCGGGGTGCTCGCGCTCTACGGCGCGGCCAGCGGGCAGGTGCCGCCGGTGGACCTGCAGCGGCTCAACCAGGCCGGGTCGGTGTTCGTCACCCGGCCCAGCCTCGGCCACTACACCGCCAACCGCGAGGAGCTGGTGTGGCGGGCCTCCGAGGTGCTCAGCGGGGTGGCCGACGGCTCGCTGAACATCCGGATCGGCGCGCGTTACGCCTTGGGCGAGGCGCGGCAGGCGCATGAGGACCTGGAGGGGCGGCGCACCACCGGGAAGGTGCTGCTGCTGGGCTGA
- the tkt gene encoding transketolase, with the protein MSGSEDSVTIAELTTAHLPADWTELDKRAVDTVRVLAADAVQKVGNGHPGTAMSLAPAAYTLFQRAMRHDPADPDWPGRDRFVLSCGHSSLTLYIQLYLSGYGLTLDDLKALRTWGSATPGHPEHRHTPGVEITTGPLGQGLASAVGMAMAARRERGLFDPDAAPGQSPFDHHVFVIASDGDIEEGVTSEASSIAGHQQLGNLVVIYDDNQISIEDDTAIALSEDVAKRYEAYGWHVQTVLGGENVDGLLQALEAAKAETGKPSFILLRTIIGFPAPTKQNTGKIHGSALGEDEVAKVKEILGFDPAQTFQVDADVLAHAREVVKRGEAAKAQWQKSFDAWAAANPERKALYDRLVRKELPEGWTAKLPSWPVDPKGVATRKASGDTLAAIGEVLPELWGGSADLAESNNTTIKGADSFGPESSSTKTWNANPYGRTLHFGIREHAMGSILNGIALHGPTRPYGGTFLVFSDYMRPAVRLAALMKSPVIYVWTHDSIGLGEDGPTHQPIEHLAALRAIPGLSVVRPADANETAFAWKKVLETQDGPTGLALTRQNVPTLEGTDAEGVAKGGYVLAEAEGGDAQVVLIATGSEVQIAVAARKILQDGGVPARVVSMPCVEWFDQQEQNYRDQVIPPAVKARVVVEAGIAQPWHRFVGDAGEIVSIEHFGASADYQTLYREFGLTDDAVVAAAQRSIARVEGNK; encoded by the coding sequence GTGTCCGGTTCAGAGGACTCCGTCACCATCGCCGAGCTGACCACCGCACACCTTCCCGCCGACTGGACCGAGCTGGACAAGCGCGCGGTCGACACGGTCCGGGTGCTCGCCGCCGACGCGGTCCAGAAGGTGGGCAACGGCCACCCCGGCACCGCGATGAGCCTGGCCCCCGCCGCGTACACGCTGTTCCAGCGGGCCATGCGGCACGACCCGGCCGACCCGGACTGGCCGGGCCGCGACCGCTTCGTGCTCTCCTGCGGGCACTCCAGCCTCACCCTGTACATCCAGCTCTACCTCTCCGGCTACGGCCTGACCCTGGACGACCTCAAGGCGCTGCGCACCTGGGGCTCGGCGACTCCCGGTCACCCCGAGCACCGGCACACCCCGGGCGTGGAGATCACCACCGGCCCGCTGGGCCAGGGCCTGGCCTCCGCGGTCGGCATGGCCATGGCCGCCCGCCGCGAGCGCGGCCTGTTCGACCCGGACGCCGCGCCGGGACAGAGCCCGTTCGACCACCACGTCTTCGTGATCGCCTCCGACGGCGACATCGAGGAGGGTGTGACCTCCGAGGCTTCCTCGATCGCGGGCCACCAGCAGCTGGGCAACCTCGTGGTGATCTACGACGACAACCAGATCAGCATCGAGGACGACACCGCGATCGCCCTGTCCGAGGACGTGGCCAAGCGCTACGAGGCCTACGGCTGGCACGTGCAGACCGTGCTCGGCGGCGAGAACGTCGACGGCCTGCTCCAGGCCCTCGAGGCGGCCAAGGCCGAGACCGGCAAGCCCTCGTTCATCCTGCTGCGCACCATCATCGGCTTCCCCGCGCCGACCAAGCAGAACACCGGCAAGATCCACGGCTCCGCGCTCGGCGAGGACGAGGTCGCCAAGGTCAAGGAGATCCTGGGCTTCGACCCGGCCCAGACCTTCCAGGTCGACGCCGACGTGCTCGCCCACGCCCGCGAGGTGGTCAAGCGCGGCGAGGCGGCCAAGGCGCAGTGGCAGAAGTCCTTCGACGCCTGGGCCGCGGCCAACCCCGAGCGCAAGGCCCTCTACGACCGCCTGGTCCGCAAGGAGCTGCCGGAGGGCTGGACCGCCAAGCTGCCGAGCTGGCCGGTCGACCCCAAGGGCGTGGCCACCCGCAAGGCCTCCGGCGACACCCTCGCCGCCATCGGCGAGGTGCTGCCCGAGCTGTGGGGCGGCTCGGCCGACCTGGCCGAGAGCAACAACACCACCATCAAGGGCGCGGACTCCTTCGGCCCCGAGAGCAGCTCCACCAAGACCTGGAACGCCAACCCGTACGGCCGGACGCTGCACTTCGGCATCCGCGAGCACGCGATGGGCTCCATCCTCAACGGCATCGCGCTGCACGGCCCGACCCGCCCCTACGGCGGCACCTTCCTGGTCTTCAGCGACTACATGCGCCCCGCGGTGCGCCTGGCCGCGCTGATGAAGTCCCCGGTCATCTACGTGTGGACGCACGACTCCATCGGCCTGGGCGAGGACGGCCCGACCCACCAGCCGATCGAGCACCTGGCCGCGCTGCGCGCCATCCCCGGCCTGTCCGTGGTCCGCCCGGCCGATGCCAACGAGACCGCCTTCGCCTGGAAGAAGGTCCTGGAGACCCAGGACGGCCCCACCGGCCTGGCGCTGACCAGGCAGAACGTGCCCACCCTCGAGGGCACCGACGCCGAGGGCGTGGCCAAGGGCGGCTACGTGCTCGCCGAGGCCGAGGGCGGCGACGCCCAGGTCGTGCTGATCGCCACCGGCTCCGAGGTGCAGATCGCGGTCGCGGCCAGGAAGATCCTGCAGGACGGCGGCGTTCCCGCTCGTGTGGTGTCCATGCCGTGCGTCGAGTGGTTCGACCAGCAGGAGCAGAACTACCGCGACCAGGTGATCCCGCCCGCGGTCAAGGCGCGCGTGGTGGTGGAGGCGGGTATCGCCCAGCCGTGGCACCGCTTCGTCGGCGACGCCGGGGAGATCGTCTCCATCGAGCACTTCGGCGCCTCGGCGGACTACCAGACGCTGTACCGCGAGTTCGGCCTGACCGACGACGCCGTGGTCGCCGCGGCACAGCGCAGCATCGCGCGAGTGGAGGGAAACAAGTGA